A stretch of Desulfobacter hydrogenophilus DNA encodes these proteins:
- a CDS encoding rhomboid family intramembrane serine protease, translating to MKIRYNSPVVLTYALLALVCLALPISNFLGISLASPSRPAFSDPVFYARLFTYVLAHAGWTHFKGNLIMILLLGPLLEEKYGSWLLFEMMVITAAATALISAVVFHTSLVGGSGLVFMMILLSSFSNFRDGEIPLAFILVAVIYIGSELTQVLKVDQISHFGHLAGGLFGAGFGFLRGKNR from the coding sequence ATGAAAATCAGATACAATTCACCTGTGGTCCTGACCTATGCCCTCTTGGCCCTTGTTTGTCTTGCCCTGCCTATCTCAAATTTTCTGGGGATAAGCCTGGCATCCCCTTCCCGGCCGGCGTTTTCTGATCCCGTATTTTATGCAAGACTTTTTACATATGTCCTGGCCCATGCCGGATGGACTCATTTCAAGGGTAACCTGATCATGATTCTTTTGTTAGGGCCGCTTCTGGAAGAAAAATACGGCTCATGGCTGCTTTTTGAAATGATGGTGATAACGGCTGCGGCAACCGCGTTGATCAGTGCGGTGGTTTTTCATACCTCCCTTGTGGGGGGCAGCGGTCTTGTGTTTATGATGATTCTACTCAGTTCCTTTTCAAATTTCAGAGATGGGGAAATTCCTTTGGCTTTTATTCTGGTGGCCGTGATTTATATTGGATCTGAATTGACCCAAGTTTTGAAGGTCGATCAGATTTCCCACTTTGGCCATCTGGCGGGAGGACTTTTTGGGGCGGGGTTTGGATTTTTAAGGGGTAAGAATAGATAA
- a CDS encoding HD domain-containing phosphohydrolase yields MARRTIHYIVAFVILGIYGGQVCPFLESLTILQLLAPIFVTMALFYLLQVMVFNKAIEKTLLKKQSIRVFQFDLGSFFLSGIIIMLFNTVYYSFPLGSGLKIVFALFLMGFFAAIDLSLEKEWVLNRRLEASGDWIEPDLQFFSHPKKLVLFSSACMLLAAGIMFLVINKDLEWMAKIGNEIPVADAQRYIMTEVGFVVGVILLYMFTVIYAYSRNFRNFLDKETVVLQEATGGNFAVHVPISSNDEFGVMAKHTNLMVEGLKHSTEELAKTRDVTILSLASLAETRDNETGSHILRTQRYVKALAKHLQGHPDFRSKLNDDTVDLLYKSAPLHDIGKVGIPDNILLKPGKLTDEEFQIMKSHTTLGGETLRITEERLGSSSFLNLATEIALTHHERWDGTGYPKGIAGDKTPISGRLMAVADVYDALINKRVYKEAFSHDKAKEIILEWREKNFDPRVVDAFIEIEKQFIEIAAQFQDNVPAIDFKIRRTYHE; encoded by the coding sequence ATGGCACGAAGAACAATTCATTATATAGTGGCGTTCGTGATCCTCGGAATATATGGCGGCCAGGTCTGTCCATTTCTGGAGTCCCTGACCATCCTTCAACTACTGGCACCTATCTTCGTGACCATGGCGCTGTTCTATCTGCTGCAGGTCATGGTCTTTAATAAAGCCATAGAGAAAACGCTTCTCAAAAAGCAGTCCATCCGGGTGTTTCAATTCGATCTGGGATCCTTTTTTCTTTCCGGCATTATCATCATGCTATTCAACACCGTCTATTACAGTTTTCCCCTGGGAAGCGGGTTGAAGATTGTTTTCGCTTTATTCCTGATGGGATTTTTTGCAGCCATTGATCTCAGTCTTGAGAAGGAGTGGGTTCTAAATCGCCGTTTGGAAGCCTCGGGGGACTGGATTGAACCGGACCTGCAGTTCTTCTCCCATCCCAAGAAACTGGTTTTGTTCAGCTCTGCCTGTATGCTCCTGGCAGCCGGAATCATGTTCCTGGTGATTAACAAGGACCTGGAGTGGATGGCCAAAATCGGCAACGAAATTCCGGTGGCGGACGCCCAGCGATATATCATGACCGAAGTGGGATTCGTGGTGGGGGTGATCCTGCTCTATATGTTCACCGTGATATACGCCTATTCCAGGAATTTTCGAAATTTTCTGGACAAGGAGACAGTTGTTCTCCAGGAAGCCACAGGCGGAAATTTCGCTGTTCATGTCCCGATCAGCAGCAACGATGAGTTTGGTGTGATGGCAAAGCACACCAACCTGATGGTGGAGGGATTAAAGCACAGCACGGAAGAGCTGGCGAAGACAAGGGATGTTACGATTCTGTCGCTGGCCTCGCTGGCTGAGACCCGGGACAATGAGACCGGAAGCCACATTCTCCGGACCCAGCGCTATGTCAAGGCCCTTGCAAAGCATTTACAGGGTCATCCCGATTTTCGAAGCAAACTGAATGATGATACAGTGGACCTGTTGTATAAATCGGCCCCGCTACATGATATCGGCAAAGTCGGTATTCCTGACAATATTCTGCTCAAGCCGGGAAAATTGACGGATGAGGAGTTTCAGATCATGAAGTCGCATACAACCCTGGGCGGTGAAACGCTAAGAATCACGGAAGAGCGTCTGGGTAGCAGTTCATTTCTCAATCTCGCCACAGAAATAGCCCTAACCCATCACGAACGATGGGACGGCACTGGTTATCCAAAAGGAATTGCCGGCGATAAGACACCCATTTCCGGCAGACTGATGGCGGTGGCAGATGTGTATGACGCCTTGATCAACAAGCGGGTGTATAAGGAAGCTTTCAGTCATGACAAGGCAAAGGAAATTATTCTGGAATGGCGTGAAAAGAATTTTGACCCCCGTGTTGTTGATGCATTTATTGAAATTGAAAAACAATTTATTGAGATCGCCGCCCAATTCCAGGATAATGTTCCTGCAATAGACTTTAAAATAAGGAGGACTTATCATGAATAG
- a CDS encoding DUF362 domain-containing protein: MNRRDFFKKAITSGIAAGSFLAFPKANRFWSTPSNASSLPYDLVAVRGGEPDTMFDAAINALGGIGTFVPRGSRVLVKPNIGWDVPPERAGNTHPALVGAIIAQCLDAGASKVSVFDHTCDNWRRCYKNSGIDAAVKKAGGEMISGDSQGYYKTVTVPSGLRLKEAEVHQALLDADVFINVPILKHHSSTMLTIGMKNLMGVVWDRWFWHRNDLHQCIADFSSFRKPDLTVVDAYNVMKRNGPRGVGVNDVVSMKAQVVSRDPVAADAAATKLFGMEPGDIRHIKIASQMNLGQMNLKHLAINRIKL, encoded by the coding sequence ATGAATAGACGGGATTTTTTTAAAAAGGCCATCACTAGCGGGATTGCTGCAGGCTCCTTTCTCGCCTTTCCCAAGGCCAACCGATTCTGGAGCACACCTTCCAACGCGTCTTCACTCCCGTATGACCTGGTGGCGGTGAGGGGGGGTGAACCGGACACCATGTTTGATGCAGCCATAAATGCCCTGGGCGGGATAGGCACCTTTGTCCCCCGGGGCAGCCGGGTTCTGGTCAAGCCCAATATCGGCTGGGATGTACCGCCAGAGCGGGCCGGTAACACCCACCCTGCCCTTGTGGGGGCTATTATTGCCCAGTGCCTTGACGCAGGAGCATCTAAGGTCTCCGTGTTCGATCATACCTGCGACAACTGGCGCAGATGCTATAAAAACAGCGGTATTGACGCGGCCGTAAAAAAGGCGGGCGGAGAAATGATTTCCGGCGACAGCCAAGGATATTACAAAACGGTTACCGTCCCATCAGGTCTGCGCCTGAAAGAAGCCGAAGTGCACCAGGCCCTATTGGACGCAGACGTGTTCATCAATGTACCGATCCTAAAGCACCACAGCTCTACCATGCTCACCATCGGCATGAAAAATCTCATGGGCGTGGTCTGGGACCGGTGGTTCTGGCACCGCAACGACCTTCACCAATGTATCGCAGATTTTTCCTCTTTTCGTAAACCGGATCTCACGGTGGTGGATGCCTACAACGTGATGAAGCGCAACGGTCCCAGAGGCGTCGGTGTCAATGACGTGGTCTCGATGAAGGCCCAGGTGGTCTCCAGGGATCCTGTGGCTGCGGATGCCGCCGCAACAAAACTGTTCGGTATGGAGCCGGGTGATATCCGCCATATTAAGATTGCCTCACAGATGAATCTTGGGCAGATGAACCTTAAACACCTTGCCATCAACAGAATCAAATTATAG
- a CDS encoding 4Fe-4S binding protein produces the protein MNPLVLKPLRVCLALAFFMGTTLLFLDIWNTGIRMFADKLLFLQFIPSLLKFMNHAAVGAAGFMVVLGITLIFGRIYCSAICPLGIFQDVISRVFSKSASPGKKTKSPGFRYSPPRNMLRYSILLATLLFFAAGATLMLNLLDPFSSFGRMMTHLFQPVVIFLNNVSVSLEETLGNHVLFRIRLQAVAPLSFSIALASVILVGWMSARHGRLYCNTLCPVGTLLGLISKFSIVRVGIHANFCRSCGECRRVCKAECIDVKTKQVDVSRCVGCFNCLSACPDQAMVYQSRFRRNLQPRIHKNAGQNRRSFILTLATGSLGMAAGRVNATPNSPPRQARPTTIVENKTCPLSPPGSGGIERYTSICTACHLCVSACPSNILTPSVFAFGVSNMMQPQMNFNRGHCDFDCTVCSNICPSGAILALTTVQKQQTQVGVAKFIKENCVVYTDNTNCGACSEHCPTKAVTMVPYINAAGRSLVIPKMNEAICVGCGGCEHACPTLPYKAIYVDGNLVHKTAEKSQEKKPEQDTSQDFPF, from the coding sequence ATGAACCCGCTCGTCCTCAAGCCGTTGCGCGTATGCCTTGCCCTTGCCTTTTTCATGGGCACAACCCTGCTCTTTCTTGATATCTGGAATACGGGCATCCGGATGTTTGCCGACAAACTGCTCTTTTTACAGTTCATCCCATCATTGCTTAAATTTATGAATCATGCAGCCGTCGGTGCTGCCGGGTTCATGGTGGTGCTTGGGATCACGCTTATATTTGGTCGAATCTATTGTTCGGCTATCTGCCCCCTGGGTATATTCCAGGATGTGATATCAAGGGTATTTTCAAAAAGTGCATCCCCAGGCAAGAAGACAAAAAGCCCGGGATTCAGGTACAGCCCACCCCGCAATATGCTGCGGTATAGCATACTTTTGGCAACCCTCCTCTTTTTTGCGGCAGGCGCCACGCTTATGCTCAATCTGCTGGATCCATTCAGCAGTTTCGGCAGGATGATGACTCATCTTTTCCAGCCCGTTGTCATCTTTTTAAACAACGTAAGCGTTTCCCTGGAAGAAACATTAGGGAATCACGTGCTGTTCCGGATCAGACTGCAGGCTGTTGCACCACTTTCCTTTAGCATTGCCCTGGCAAGCGTTATCCTTGTGGGCTGGATGAGCGCCCGGCACGGGCGCCTTTACTGCAACACCCTTTGCCCGGTGGGAACCCTGCTGGGCCTGATCTCAAAATTCTCCATAGTCCGGGTAGGCATCCATGCCAATTTTTGCCGGTCCTGCGGAGAATGTCGGCGGGTCTGCAAAGCAGAATGCATTGATGTCAAAACAAAACAAGTGGATGTCAGCCGCTGCGTTGGTTGCTTTAACTGCCTTTCCGCCTGTCCGGACCAGGCCATGGTATACCAGTCGCGTTTTAGGAGGAATCTGCAGCCCCGCATCCACAAAAACGCCGGCCAAAACCGCCGCAGCTTCATATTGACCCTGGCGACCGGCAGCCTTGGTATGGCTGCCGGCAGGGTCAATGCCACACCCAACTCTCCGCCAAGACAGGCCCGGCCCACCACCATTGTCGAGAATAAAACCTGCCCACTCTCACCGCCGGGCTCCGGGGGTATTGAAAGATACACATCCATTTGCACCGCCTGTCACCTTTGCGTATCAGCCTGCCCCTCGAATATTTTAACCCCTTCGGTATTTGCCTTTGGTGTTTCCAACATGATGCAACCCCAGATGAATTTTAACAGGGGACATTGCGATTTTGACTGCACCGTCTGTTCAAACATCTGTCCAAGCGGTGCCATCCTGGCCCTGACAACCGTGCAAAAGCAACAGACCCAGGTGGGCGTGGCCAAATTTATCAAAGAGAATTGCGTGGTCTATACGGACAACACCAATTGCGGGGCCTGCTCCGAGCACTGCCCGACCAAGGCCGTTACCATGGTACCCTATATTAATGCCGCGGGCCGCAGTCTTGTGATTCCCAAGATGAATGAAGCCATCTGCGTGGGATGCGGCGGATGTGAACACGCCTGTCCTACCCTGCCTTATAAAGCCATCTATGTGGATGGAAACCTGGTGCACAAAACGGCTGAAAAATCCCAGGAAAAAAAACCGGAACAAGATACCTCACAGGACTTTCCTTTTTAG
- a CDS encoding cation diffusion facilitator family transporter — MTLNDKDFQTARYWAVVGFAGNFGLTVLKGWAGIVSNSSAMVADAVHSASDIFASVFVYISLKIAQKPPDKEHPYGHGRAEVISTLVVVGMLAAAGVEIIRTAITTIRHGCLDTPGNAAIYAAILSVIVNELMFQFTYRAGVKTNSPSTIANAMDNRSDAFSSIAALIGIIGAKLKYPVLDPVAGIVVALFIFKMSYDIAMDAVAQIMDESVGENKVQEVTKLALAVNGVNNVHGIRMRQSGAVFLVDLDIVVDPKITVQMAYDIGESVREMIRVHMDKVSDVRVHIDPSDLKRKVL, encoded by the coding sequence TTGACATTAAATGATAAAGATTTTCAGACTGCCCGATACTGGGCGGTTGTTGGGTTTGCGGGGAACTTTGGATTAACGGTTCTGAAGGGTTGGGCAGGCATTGTGTCAAACTCTAGTGCTATGGTTGCGGATGCCGTACATTCTGCTTCGGACATTTTTGCATCCGTGTTTGTTTATATCAGCCTGAAAATTGCCCAGAAACCCCCGGATAAAGAACATCCTTACGGCCACGGCAGAGCGGAGGTGATTTCTACCCTGGTGGTGGTGGGCATGCTGGCCGCGGCAGGTGTCGAGATTATCAGAACTGCCATCACAACAATCCGGCATGGATGTCTCGATACCCCGGGAAATGCAGCCATATATGCGGCAATCTTGTCAGTTATAGTCAACGAGCTGATGTTTCAGTTCACATACAGGGCCGGAGTGAAAACCAACAGCCCGTCAACCATTGCCAACGCCATGGATAACAGGTCAGACGCCTTTTCGTCCATTGCCGCTTTGATCGGTATTATTGGTGCCAAGTTAAAATATCCTGTTCTGGATCCTGTGGCCGGTATTGTGGTGGCCCTGTTCATATTCAAGATGAGTTATGATATTGCCATGGACGCGGTGGCACAGATCATGGACGAATCTGTGGGTGAGAACAAAGTTCAGGAAGTGACAAAGCTTGCGCTCGCCGTCAACGGGGTGAACAACGTGCATGGAATACGGATGCGCCAAAGCGGGGCTGTTTTTCTTGTGGATCTGGACATTGTGGTGGATCCAAAGATTACTGTGCAAATGGCCTATGACATAGGCGAGTCGGTCCGGGAGATGATCCGGGTGCACATGGATAAAGTCAGTGATGTCCGGGTACATATTGACCCTTCAGATCTAAAAAGGAAAGTCCTGTGA
- a CDS encoding DUF3108 domain-containing protein codes for MTLPQMRALPKLVTVRSFFLILLFLSLLCGFSVEAADKKTSKKTLPFSPGEQLVYQIRWETVEAGVASFYVLPVTKLDQQPCRHFSLKVETSPLVDVVYEVRAKLDSYTDLALGHSIRYGKKETGSEPRDILVQFDWEKRIARYSNFNAGKKPITIPPGTFDPLAAFYKLRCMDLGTKKEIKFPITDGKRSFMGRAKVLGKETITCFNTTYDTYVIEPELIHFGGVFEISDKPTLRLWITSDERRLPVRIQSKVIVGSIIGELVSVR; via the coding sequence ATGACATTACCGCAGATGCGGGCGTTGCCCAAGCTTGTTACTGTCCGTTCTTTTTTTTTAATACTGCTGTTTTTGTCATTGTTGTGCGGTTTCTCGGTAGAGGCGGCGGATAAAAAAACGTCAAAAAAGACACTGCCCTTCTCTCCGGGAGAACAGCTTGTATATCAGATTCGTTGGGAGACGGTTGAGGCCGGCGTTGCGTCCTTTTATGTTCTCCCCGTGACAAAGCTCGACCAACAACCTTGCCGACACTTTTCATTGAAGGTGGAAACCTCTCCATTGGTGGATGTCGTCTATGAAGTTCGTGCCAAGCTTGACTCTTATACGGACCTTGCCCTTGGCCATTCAATTCGTTATGGCAAAAAAGAGACAGGGAGTGAACCACGCGATATCCTGGTGCAGTTTGACTGGGAAAAACGTATAGCCAGGTATTCAAATTTCAATGCCGGCAAAAAGCCTATAACGATTCCTCCCGGTACATTTGATCCCCTTGCGGCATTTTATAAATTACGTTGTATGGATTTAGGCACCAAAAAGGAGATCAAATTTCCCATCACTGACGGGAAAAGATCTTTTATGGGCCGGGCAAAGGTTCTGGGAAAAGAGACCATCACTTGCTTTAATACCACCTATGATACCTATGTGATTGAGCCTGAGCTTATCCATTTTGGCGGTGTGTTTGAAATAAGCGATAAGCCCACTTTGCGTTTATGGATTACCTCGGATGAAAGGCGTCTTCCGGTCCGTATCCAGTCTAAAGTGATTGTCGGTTCAATCATTGGTGAGCTTGTTTCTGTGCGATAA
- a CDS encoding DNA translocase FtsK translates to MENKNYSLEKNFLCLRTECGEYKFQISGETGKGDAERIAKTMTGEMEKADNALGRQNKPTPYVKLLLANLNLADKYVKLQNRYDELLRAHETLKIRPGNPVDAPDSPEPTPVKFDEKKPPVNQDNDIFDLTLEFSAPSLPTSEVTDIHRKASDQEKPDEKTVQKKVTPGPLVTQVLDTLKKARDVQHNILETPEKKVKLTDSVRPDSTKPVNKSLPRGNVQDNCGGASGLPSLDFLEKGGQQTVVDHEAIRRDAELLEQKLGYFGIKGEVMEVLPGPVITTFEYKPAPGIKISKIVNLADDLALALSALSIRIVAPIPGKDVIGIEIPNPAMCVVPFRDIVGVSDFDEINSPAPICLGKDIIGKPVVVGLERMPHLLIAGATGTGKSVALNAMICSILYKSTPDRVKFIMIDPKRIELSLFNDIPHLITPVITDMKKANIALQWVVREMEQRYEKLAQLHVRNIEQYNDKIRTTDLSDMDEEFTPFPYIVVIIDELADLMMTASKDIEFSLTRIAQMARAAGIHMILATQRPSVDVLTGIIKANFPTRISFQVSSKTDSRTIIDANGAETLLGRGDMLFVPPGTARLKRVHGTYLSERELSAITAFVKAQGKPEYITDVITEKEEPQHAVVFDDDEYDEKYQQALDFVISTRQASISGVQRALRIGYNRAARIIDLMEKQGIVASSDGVRPRQVIGNID, encoded by the coding sequence GTGGAAAATAAGAATTACAGTTTAGAAAAAAATTTTTTGTGTTTGAGAACCGAATGCGGAGAGTATAAATTTCAGATCAGCGGGGAGACCGGGAAGGGTGATGCCGAACGTATTGCAAAGACGATGACCGGTGAAATGGAAAAAGCCGACAATGCTCTTGGCCGACAAAATAAGCCCACTCCATACGTCAAGCTGTTGTTGGCTAATCTGAACCTGGCAGACAAGTATGTCAAACTTCAAAACAGATATGATGAACTGCTTAGAGCCCATGAAACTCTTAAAATTCGTCCCGGCAATCCTGTTGATGCGCCTGACTCTCCAGAGCCAACACCTGTAAAATTCGATGAAAAAAAGCCGCCAGTCAACCAAGATAATGATATCTTCGATTTGACCCTTGAGTTTAGTGCGCCTTCGTTGCCTACATCCGAAGTAACCGATATTCATAGGAAAGCGTCTGACCAAGAGAAACCCGATGAAAAAACAGTGCAAAAAAAAGTTACCCCCGGGCCTTTGGTAACACAGGTCCTGGATACCTTGAAAAAGGCCAGAGATGTCCAGCATAACATTTTGGAGACACCGGAAAAAAAGGTAAAACTTACAGATTCTGTCCGGCCGGATTCAACTAAGCCGGTAAACAAGTCCTTACCCCGGGGAAATGTTCAGGACAATTGTGGTGGCGCGAGCGGCCTGCCTTCCCTGGATTTTCTTGAAAAGGGCGGTCAGCAAACCGTTGTAGACCATGAAGCTATCAGACGTGATGCTGAGCTGCTGGAGCAGAAACTGGGATACTTCGGCATCAAGGGCGAAGTCATGGAGGTGCTGCCGGGTCCTGTGATCACCACCTTTGAGTACAAGCCCGCCCCGGGGATCAAGATCAGCAAGATCGTGAATCTGGCCGATGATCTGGCCCTGGCATTAAGTGCATTGAGTATCCGTATCGTGGCGCCCATTCCGGGCAAGGATGTCATTGGCATTGAGATTCCTAATCCAGCCATGTGTGTTGTCCCTTTCAGGGATATCGTGGGCGTTTCCGATTTTGATGAAATCAATTCTCCTGCACCCATCTGCCTGGGCAAGGATATCATTGGAAAACCCGTGGTGGTGGGACTTGAAAGAATGCCCCATCTGCTTATTGCCGGGGCAACGGGAACCGGCAAAAGCGTGGCGCTTAACGCCATGATCTGCAGCATTTTGTATAAATCCACCCCAGACCGGGTTAAGTTCATTATGATTGATCCCAAGCGCATTGAACTTTCATTGTTCAACGATATTCCGCATCTGATTACGCCTGTGATCACAGACATGAAAAAGGCCAATATTGCCCTTCAATGGGTGGTCAGGGAAATGGAACAGCGGTATGAGAAGCTGGCCCAGCTTCATGTGCGGAACATAGAGCAGTATAACGATAAAATCCGGACCACTGACCTGTCGGATATGGACGAGGAATTTACCCCCTTCCCCTATATTGTGGTGATTATTGACGAGCTGGCAGATCTGATGATGACCGCCAGCAAGGATATTGAATTTTCCTTGACCCGCATTGCCCAGATGGCCAGGGCTGCAGGCATCCATATGATTCTGGCCACCCAGCGACCTTCCGTGGATGTGCTCACCGGCATTATCAAGGCCAATTTTCCCACCCGGATTTCCTTTCAGGTGTCTTCCAAGACCGACTCCAGGACCATCATTGACGCCAATGGTGCGGAAACCCTTCTGGGCCGGGGCGACATGCTTTTTGTGCCCCCGGGTACGGCACGGCTTAAACGGGTCCATGGCACATATCTGTCCGAGCGGGAATTGAGCGCCATCACAGCATTTGTCAAGGCCCAGGGAAAACCCGAATACATTACGGATGTTATCACGGAAAAAGAAGAACCCCAGCACGCAGTGGTATTTGACGATGATGAGTATGATGAAAAGTACCAGCAGGCCCTGGACTTTGTTATATCCACACGCCAGGCATCCATATCCGGGGTGCAACGGGCCTTAAGGATTGGTTACAACCGGGCCGCACGCATCATTGATCTTATGGAAAAACAGGGGATCGTCGCCTCTTCCGACGGTGTCAGGCCCCGCCAGGTGATTGGGAATATTGACTGA
- a CDS encoding N-acetylmuramoyl-L-alanine amidase, whose product MNIEPYVKFPFSKGSALVPFIALILVVMLLTTAPGRAAETYSRSDLVRFQNRIIDYRSRINPRFKKKVRPKTRLIIVHTSELGLKSTLRVVSRGKRFENGRTTPGGHANYVVARNGTVYRILDKKYRADHAGLSMWDGVSNVSDISVGIEFIGYHYAPLTTSQYASAGVLLFILKRAYGLQDKDILTHSQIAYGRPNRWFSKNHRGRKRCAKNFDRTRAGLGPTWPFDPDVKAGRLTPDPMLAQVFYPVPGAVVSTEKKVPQSLVSDVISKQNSAWAIAGEDYDAPNTVYVLPGGKTLAGDRVALNWGWDRVPAGTKVLLNQETEQVREQTKSIIKIISGRMTAWSHAGGAYHAASTIYFLPSGRILNGRVISDWDDLPPGTRLLVGYKGPFNVTKSKTAYRIAGAKFKDPGTIYHIPGRGPVPGNRVPNFSDLPKGTGVYLPIAG is encoded by the coding sequence ATGAATATTGAACCTTATGTAAAATTTCCTTTCTCAAAGGGTTCCGCCTTGGTGCCGTTCATTGCCCTGATACTGGTTGTCATGCTGTTGACAACGGCCCCGGGCCGGGCTGCAGAAACCTATTCCCGTTCGGACCTTGTCCGTTTCCAGAATCGTATTATTGATTATCGTTCCCGGATTAATCCGCGATTTAAAAAAAAGGTGCGTCCCAAAACCCGGCTGATCATCGTGCATACGTCCGAGTTGGGACTGAAAAGTACTTTACGGGTGGTTTCCAGGGGAAAGCGGTTTGAAAACGGCCGTACCACACCCGGCGGGCATGCCAATTATGTTGTTGCCAGGAACGGGACGGTTTACAGAATTCTGGATAAAAAATACAGGGCGGATCATGCCGGCCTGTCCATGTGGGACGGGGTCTCCAATGTTAGCGATATTTCGGTGGGCATTGAATTTATCGGCTACCACTATGCTCCCCTGACCACCAGCCAGTACGCATCTGCGGGGGTGTTGTTGTTTATCCTTAAACGGGCCTATGGCCTTCAGGATAAAGATATTTTGACCCACAGCCAGATTGCATACGGCAGACCCAATCGATGGTTTTCCAAAAATCACAGGGGGCGTAAACGATGTGCGAAAAATTTTGACAGAACCCGGGCAGGGCTCGGGCCAACCTGGCCGTTTGATCCTGATGTCAAGGCTGGTCGCCTTACACCGGATCCCATGCTGGCCCAGGTTTTTTATCCTGTCCCCGGTGCTGTTGTTTCTACCGAGAAAAAAGTGCCCCAATCCCTGGTGTCTGATGTGATTTCAAAACAGAATTCTGCTTGGGCCATTGCCGGTGAAGATTATGATGCCCCGAACACAGTCTACGTTCTGCCCGGCGGAAAAACCCTGGCCGGTGACAGGGTCGCTTTAAATTGGGGCTGGGACCGTGTGCCTGCGGGTACAAAGGTGCTGCTCAACCAGGAGACGGAACAAGTTCGTGAACAGACTAAAAGCATCATAAAAATTATTTCCGGGCGGATGACGGCCTGGTCCCATGCGGGCGGGGCTTACCATGCTGCCTCCACCATTTATTTTCTTCCCTCTGGTCGGATTTTAAACGGGCGCGTGATTTCGGACTGGGATGATCTGCCGCCAGGCACCCGTCTGCTGGTGGGGTATAAGGGCCCCTTTAACGTTACAAAATCTAAAACTGCCTATAGGATTGCCGGTGCAAAGTTCAAAGATCCGGGAACCATTTACCATATTCCGGGCCGGGGGCCGGTTCCGGGTAACAGGGTTCCGAATTTCAGCGATTTGCCCAAAGGAACAGGTGTTTACCTGCCAATTGCCGGTTAA